The Liolophura sinensis isolate JHLJ2023 chromosome 12, CUHK_Ljap_v2, whole genome shotgun sequence genome segment CACCAGCGTAGAATGTCATACATGGTATAGGAAGACTCTGCTACACAAAACGATCCAGAACTGAGTCAAAACACGTCATTGTCTTTTGTAACGCGCAATAGTGCGTGcgtgtcagctacatgtatgttgtgtagaGCATGCGGATTACGAACAGTTCCCGCATGTTGCCCGACGACAGCAGGGGACAAACGCGCACACAGCTAAGGACCGCTTTGTCGAAAACTGAAGAATTCCATTCTCTGAGGTCTTCATTCCCGTGGAGCATTTCTGAACATTTCCTCTCCATCTCCCACGGCAACCATTCACACTGTTGTCACCTGACTCACGCTGTCACAAAAAAACAAGTTGaagttacaaaataataaaagacttacagcatagagagtaaaagcagagcatcGATGAGATTGTGTTGATAGTAAATACACATAAACCTAACATGTAGGATGAGAGTATGGTTTTGAGTCTAATTCTTCAACAGGTTATCAAAAGAGAAATTTCAATCTTAGCACTAATTTATGGTATAATATCCCCAAAAATTTCGCCATCAATCGAAGCACACTTTCGGCGAGCTACAAAGGACTAGTTGCTCAAAAGCTTAACACTGGACCTAAGCTAGACTTTATACTGTTGTGAACAACTAATCGTTGATAGCAccatattgcatatatatagtTTAAAGAACGATAATTTCAATCACCAGTTACAGGAatcattttacaacaattcaGATAAAGATGTGCAAACATTACTTATGGCTTCCCCATCTTTAGTGAGTCGGTTCTAATTTCGCAACTCTGATATGGCACAAGTTTGGTCAAGGACGTAAGATGTAATTATAGTTCGATCAATCTTGATTGTTAAAATctgatttggaaaaaaaaaactgcattacATGCAATATTTGAATTTAGCGACTGGGGCAATAGGTATAGGGAgcctttatatacttccttttTTGTCTGGAAagacttttttcattttttttttcgatatttAACTGTGTGATCAACAAAAATTCAAGCTCTCGCTATTAATGGATACTGTTTGAAAGTATAGAAAGTCTCCGTATACCCATGATTTCCCAGTAAATCGAGGCATCTGGTCAAAATTACCTCCACCATAAAGGTTTCTCCGGATAAGAGTATAGAAATGTGGTTGCCACTACTGCTCCTAGGTCTGATGGCCGCTCTGGCGCACCGGATGTTATCCAGACAGGGCGAGTGTGCGTGGCTAGGACCGGAACCATTGCCATAACAACCGAGCGTGATTTTGTTTCCCTCCCAAACTCTGAAGAGTTTTCGAACTTACATCACTTCGACACGACCATCGGTGTCTGTTTTCGAGCCATAAAACCCTTCAATTTCTTCCTCATAAAACTCTTCTTCCGTTACGATCATGTGCGTGGACCTGTAAGCGGTGACCACGGGCACCAGCATCATCACACCACTAAGCACCACCATAGCACCACCCATGTAGAAGGACGGATTGTAGGAGTTGAACTTTTCAAATATCCAGCCTGAAAAATTCAAGATGCACCTTGGGTTATATATGTAGCGAAAGGCTTGGGTGGGCGAAATTCGTCCTTTTTATCAAAGAATGGTCACTCGTATTAACTGTCAGACAAAATACTGTAATGCGTAAACATAAGCGGTACTAAGCAACTCCATGTAGCTACCTGTTCACACTGGATGCTACTGAGGGATAGactagggtttttttttattataactgaTTGTCCCCATGCCCATGAGAAACAGTTCTTAGGTCGCCGCTCAGACAGTCCCTGTGTCATCAAGGAGATCGTCCATAAGGCAGTTCAGAGATGGTCATAAGGCATTCCCATGGTTATCAAGCAGTCCCAAAACGGtcatatttatatgtgtttCAAACATATGTCGTATTCCTCCGAGTCACAGACACAATCCAGTCAACCATTTCTTGTGCTACCTTCTAATGTTTTATGCCAAGTTCAGGGCTAAGCCCCGAAACTTATGTATGTCTCTACACTCACCCGCAACTGGGGCCCCCAATACCTGTCCAATAGACTCGTAAAGAATGAGGACACCGTAGGAGAACGACAGACTGTCCAGGCCAGCTATGTCGATGAGAATAGAAGGTAACAAAGCGCCACCTAGGGCGGCGAACGCCAGTCCGAATAAGGCAGAGTACATGATGAGCAGCTTGAAACTGTCCATCGTGGGAACACACAGCGTTCCTACCCCTCCCAAAAGGAAGAATATCATGTAAATCAGAACAGGACGCAAGGTCCTGACTTGGGCTAAGAGGCCAAAACCGAATCGCCCCACAAAGGTAAATGCGCCGATCATGGAGAAGAGCATGGAGCTCTGTGAGTCATTGATGCCAACAGATATTTTGGCGAAGGATCCTAAATGGATGTACACGATGGACGTTGCGAAGCAAAAGAGGACGTTGTTCCAGCAGAGGATATGATAGTGGATGTTCTTGAAGATGCTTAAGTCTCTTTTGGCCCTCACGTTGATCTTGGACTGCGTGACTGCTGCTGGCCGCATCAGGGCACCAGCCACGCAGATGTTCAAGGAAATTCCACCGATGATGAGAAACGTTCCCCGCCAACTGTACTCTTCCAGAAGCACCTGGAGTAAGGGAGGGAAGGCAAAACTGCCCAACCCACCGCAGCACGTCGACAGACCCAGAGCAATAGTCCGGCGTTTAGAGAAGTACTGAGAGACGATAACGTTGGCCGGCACGTAAACGAACCCACAACCTACACCTGAGGCAAAGAATTCACAACAGTTACATCAGTAATATTCAAAAACAGTAATGAAGCAAAATCCTAATAGCTTAAAATGGATTTTTTCCCtcaaatcaaacataaaatggTTTCGACGGCCATCATGGAACGAGTACTCTCTGACAATTTGATCAATGTACTACAGTCAATGTGATGCGAATGTTCGTTGATTAAAGAGACTTTGAAACACTGCAACATGTTACTACCCCACGTTAGCGAATGTATTTCACTTCGGGCAAGTAAGCAACTTAAATTAATGagtataataaaaataattggTTTATTTTGTATGAGATTGTTCTGAAATGTCTTCAAAAGGGTTATTTATGTAACAATTCTGTTCTATGTGATCTAACAGACATGGGGAACTCCATTGTCAGGCCAACCGAGCACTCAGTGAGCAGTAAACTGAATGATTTCTGGTTATTGACAGATGTGACTTTACCTGCCACGACGCcgtaagagaaaaaaagaagatagACGTTATTGGCGAAAGTGCTGATACACATGCCAACAGTGATGATGACGCCAGAGAGCATGACCACGAAACGACACCCATAGCGGTTCACCAAGATACTTGAGATGGGACCTGTGAACAGAAAATCCCCAAAGATTAAGTATAATCATAAAAGAGCTACATGTTTGCAGTCGTAAATGTTTACCAAGGAATCTCGAGGCAGAGCCTGTGGACACGAGTAAACATTTATTAAAGCTTTGGCATAAACCGACAGGGTTTCTGAGAGAACTGATCTCAAGAACAGTAAAATACTAGACGCAGGGAAATGGGGAAAACACAAAATTTCCCAGATATGCGCTAGACAGACATCATCATCAGTTGATAGAAATAAAATGGGAAATGGAATCAAAATAATGGCAACATTGTGTtaattggtatctggttacataTAAACGATTAAGTAGGACTACGGCCAgctcacatatttatttttaaatgttattttgattAATGATGGAAATGCTTAAATTAAGAGCTCGCTTTGTATTGCAAGATTCTGATGTTTTCTGAAAGGAATCGGCTGTTTATATATCGTTTTATTGATGAACAAGTGTTAAAGTAACATGTGATAGCTTTTTATCGGTTTGTTTTTAATGCCAACATCTACGACCTCCGATATGATTGGCCGATTATCACTGTCTGCATATCACGTGATGTCACTGTCGTCTGTCTGTTGTTCCTATCTGCAGTGTTAAGTTATAGGTTATTGAAAGGTCATCCACCGAGGTCACCTCTTCACATTTAACGCCTCACACCTATCACCTGAAGGTTACAGATAATAGCTATAGGTCATGCATCTAACATCACTACAACAGCTCTAATAGATTAGGCGTTTACTTATATGGTAAATTACCCGATAAGCAGATAATATCTGTTGAGCTTAGAAAGGTGCGCCAGGCCTTTCGAAAGTCCACAGCAATCCAACCGTGCTTTATTATCCGGCCTGTTCtattgaaattttcactttttattatCCATAACGTTTATATGCACATACTACGCATGCGCACATAGAGTATATGCCAAGGTAATGTAACTTAGCCCGACTGTTCAAAAATGTCTTAACCCTTAATACCAGATTAAGACCACTCTTCAGTTTTCTACTTGGcccaaaataattgtgtaaacgtatattaaatatgaaatgaaactgCTGCTGTCATACTTTGACTCTTTGACAACAGTAAAAGCGGATGAGTTTGTctgtaattttaaatttaaaatatgacaatACCAGTATTAGTTTATACACTTTCGAACAGCTGGGTCCGGTATTTGACTTGGTCCGAAAATAATTGTG includes the following:
- the LOC135479222 gene encoding monocarboxylate transporter 9-like, which translates into the protein MGVMVFPDASSSDRIDQSFKPPLTRYGHNTEVGKSLLSLKSAADSEQKHSTDTARRTKANLRKATGNAKDNVCAAVVVFGAGLALFIVHGITWSSGVLYVVFLDAFNQSRAETAWIGSLLAACGFAASPISSILVNRYGCRFVVMLSGVIITVGMCISTFANNVYLLFFSYGVVAGVGCGFVYVPANVIVSQYFSKRRTIALGLSTCCGGLGSFAFPPLLQVLLEEYSWRGTFLIIGGISLNICVAGALMRPAAVTQSKINVRAKRDLSIFKNIHYHILCWNNVLFCFATSIVYIHLGSFAKISVGINDSQSSMLFSMIGAFTFVGRFGFGLLAQVRTLRPVLIYMIFFLLGGVGTLCVPTMDSFKLLIMYSALFGLAFAALGGALLPSILIDIAGLDSLSFSYGVLILYESIGQVLGAPVAGWIFEKFNSYNPSFYMGGAMVVLSGVMMLVPVVTAYRSTHMIVTEEEFYEEEIEGFYGSKTDTDGRVEVIVSQVTTV